GGATCAAAATGCTTATAAGCTTAAATAATACAAAAGCAAAAGCTTAGCTCTTGCAATTACAATATGTTATGAGAGTCTCACGTGCAGTAAGTAATATGCAGAGTGCATCCAATATTTTCTACGTACATTTACTCACGTAACAAGGCAATACCTTAAAGTAAGTGGGTGTGCCGTTCCTGCATCTCCACCAATCACTCAACTTTGGTTTGTATAAATTGATATTAGTACATTTTCTTTACTTTGTCTACCATCTATGGTTATCAACTGCAGATGGTTTTGACAACAAGCTTCTTCATAGCGCTACTCTTTTCACCAAAGAAATCCCAGTTGGATCACCACCCCACTCTTCAAACACAACCAACAAGTTTCCTGTAGGGTTCAGCCAGTCGCGAGGAACATGATACCTGAGATTTGTGTTCAGTAATCAGTCATTTATTCGATTCTTTTGCAAGCTTTGACTGAAGTGGACAAAAAGGTAGGTAGGTGTTTCATTACCATTTTTGAGAAGGCTCCCCACAGTCAGTCTGACATTTCATCTTTCTGTATGTCCCTTTGTAATCACACAAATCACAAACCCCATTTGCCTTATAAGCAGGCCAGTGTCTGCCAATGCTTTGTCCATTGATCCATATCTGACCTTTGCCCATGCTACTCATGTCTAATGCCAATGGCTCGTTCCCAGCTGGAGCATTAAAGAAAGCCTGGAAGATAACAAAGAATCAGTGAGAAAATAGTCTCATGCATGAGAGGAAAGAAGATGAACTTTAGGATAACATGTTTCTGTGTTGCAACCAGTACTCCTGACCTTGTACCAAGTCAAGGGCTGTCTTGTAGATGCACCCCCCCACTTAACTGAAGAACTGCCACTAAGTGTATAGATGCTCAGGGATTCACCTCTAAGGCCGATCTACACACACAAACATGGAACTCAGTAACCAGTAAGCAAGTTTTAGTCAGAGAGTAAGCAGGTAGGAAGAGTTGATTGGAACCTGGTAAATCCATTTCTGTGATGAAAGGTTTCTCTTTCCTTCATTGAGACCTTCCAGGGTCACTGGACCAAGAACACCAGCATTCCATGTGTCAAAGTGGGGGCCAATATTCTGAAACAGATAAAGAACAGGAATACGGAGTCTAAACATCCATCTTGTGTGTGTACAAGTGTATAGGGTTATTGGTATGATATTTCAACATTTGGATCAATAGCCAGGAATTATTTCACAATAAAGAATGTACTCACAGGAAGACCAACAGCGACACTCAGAATCGAGATTTTGTTGCTTCCTGCCCGCAACTTCACATTTCCTGTGAATCTTACCTTTGGACTGCCAAATCTACCGTAGAAATTCCCTGCcggaagaaaagaaaagcaaaaaacaaATCGGAACCTCACCAAAAGTTGAGCATATCATCAAGACACAATTCTTCACAAGGCAAAGCCACTCACCGGCCCGTTCTCCATTGACGAAAACATGCATAGAATGACCTGCCGACGTCACGGTCAGGAGAGGGTCTCGGCCATTCTTCAAGAATTGTTCGTTTGAGTCTATGTTAACACTGAAGAGTGGAGATCGTGAGTCATCGAGTGATAGAGGTCATTGATTCTGTCTCAAGTAGAGAAGCTGCAAAGGAACGTCTACTCACTCTGTAGTGTACCACAGGTAGTCTGTCCGATCCCGCGTCATGCTTATCTGCTCCACCAATCCATCTTTTGAGAATGATTTATCCCTCAGTAGTGAGTGGGTATCCTCACCGAAGGATTCCCAAGAAAATCCGCCAACCCGAATCATATTAATCTGCGACGTCGGAGCTCCTACCTGTGTTTATCATTAGCATCTTTCTGTTTAAGACATTCATGAAAATTCAACCATGGAAGTCCAATTCCATCCAAGAAAATTTGGAATACATAGTGAGAGATACATTTTCTTGAGCCGAGAAACAAATAACTCAACGGAGAGGTGAGTTTTATGAGTACAGTAATAGAATACAATCATGAACATTAATCATAAAAGATTTCTCACCTTTGCAGTGTTGAACACTGCGGTTTTGCAGTCTGGAAGAATGCTGACGGACCAAGCTGGAATTTGATACTCCATTCCGTTGAAAGTAACAATTGCAGAAGAACGAGGGTTGAAATTAGAAAGGAATGCAGCACAAGCGCCTGACTTCGATCTGTATACATACGCCTGCAAGAAGTCGAATGTAGAAAAGTTCCAAAATGCAAATCATCGAAAAGATTCTTGCAAATTTTACAGCAAGATATAAGAATTGAACCTTCTGATATTTTCCGACGTCTGTCACTGTAGGATCCCCAGAGACGAGAGCTGGTTCACACGATTTGATTGCTTTATGCAGGTCTCTCAGATGTCCCCATTTTGGCTGCCTCAACAGACCTGAGAAAGATTACGATATGTTTAACACCAAATAGAGGGAATGGTAACACTTGACATCAAATAGATTTGTATTGCATCATCAGATGCTTGACCAATGAGATTGCACAATGTCTTCCTCGTAGAAGACGAACAAGATTTTAGCACCAAAAAGAAGACATAGGAAAAGGAGAAGCAAACTGAGTGGGAACTGTATTACCACTAATCTTCTCTTAATCTTGAAAGAACCCAAGTATTTGACCTAAATAATTCTCTAGGTGGGAAATCACACGTTTACCCCCACGCAGGAGAAAAGATCAAGCATTTCTTTCTAAAAGCTGGATGAGACGATCCAAAATCACATCTTTTTGGAATTATCACAAGCAATGCTGTGTGTGGTAGATGATCAAGCCAACCATTCTTGCACTTTTCTTCCCCCGTCAAAAGCATGAGCTCCAACAGGGGCGAATCCATGAGAAGTCATAAGTTAAACTAAAACCATACCATTGCAACATGAAAATTGTTACATATGTTAGAATCTTGGAAGAACAATGGCGTACCGTATTCATCGATTGGGGCATCATAGTCATAGGTCGTCGCAATAAAGGGACCACCAGCCGTCCTACCGAAGTTTGTTCCTCCATGGTACTGCAGTTGACGTAAACATGCAGATTCTTTTACTTCAATATGATGTAGTACAGCGTTCAGTAATTACTGAAACAACTCAAGTAGAACATACAAATTCTTACCATATAGTAGTTAACGAAGGATCCACCCTTCTGTATAAACCTTGCAACGGCAAAAGCCAAGTCCTCAACAGGTCTGTGAGGAACTGGAGCCCCGAAAGCACTGAACCTATTGAGAtagaatatataaaataaattcacTAGATCGATTGATTTCTTGTGAAAATTTATATGAATTCAAATGCGAAGAAGTAGAGGTTACCAGCCACTCCAAGCTTCAGTCCACATAGTCGGTTTATACGGCTTGTTTGGTGAGAAGTAATCACAGTAGAACCCGTTGCAGGCATTGATCTGTAAAGACAAAATCCAAAAATGAGGTCACAATACGTCAACCTAGCTGGTGTAACATGCAATTACAAATCCTCTAATTAGTGCAGCTGTAATCTAAGTAGAAGAAAGTGATGTTGAACGGGACAAGGTCGAGAAGGAACATGAACTTGGGGTTCTTCCTGATGTTACAGAACATGAAAACCGAAGCTTGGACTTACCACTGGATCAGGTGCATCATCTTGCTTGCACATGACCCACGGCACACTGGTGTTGAGGCCCACTGCCATTTGAGCAGCCCAGTTTACGTAGTTCTTGGCTCCAGCTCCGCCAAAGTTCTCCATTGGACCATATTCATTTTCAATCTGCTCAAGTTAGACAAAGAGCATGGAAGAGCAGAAAGCGAATTAGATGAGATCTTTGGGAGCTGATCAAC
This DNA window, taken from Musa acuminata AAA Group cultivar baxijiao chromosome BXJ3-7, Cavendish_Baxijiao_AAA, whole genome shotgun sequence, encodes the following:
- the LOC135643752 gene encoding beta-galactosidase-like; this translates as MVVSSPWLSSPVDASVSYDHKAIIVNGQRRILISGSIHYPRSTPEMWPDLIQKAKDGGLDVIQTYVFWNGHEPSPGQYYFGGNYDLVRFIKLVKQAGLYVHLRIGPYVCAEWNFGGFPVWLKYVPGINFRTDNEPFKAAMAKFTEKIVAMMKSEGLFESQGGPIILSQIENEYGPMENFGGAGAKNYVNWAAQMAVGLNTSVPWVMCKQDDAPDPVINACNGFYCDYFSPNKPYKPTMWTEAWSGWFSAFGAPVPHRPVEDLAFAVARFIQKGGSFVNYYMYHGGTNFGRTAGGPFIATTYDYDAPIDEYGLLRQPKWGHLRDLHKAIKSCEPALVSGDPTVTDVGKYQKAYVYRSKSGACAAFLSNFNPRSSAIVTFNGMEYQIPAWSVSILPDCKTAVFNTAKVGAPTSQINMIRVGGFSWESFGEDTHSLLRDKSFSKDGLVEQISMTRDRTDYLWYTTDVNIDSNEQFLKNGRDPLLTVTSAGHSMHVFVNGERAGNFYGRFGSPKVRFTGNVKLRAGSNKISILSVAVGLPNIGPHFDTWNAGVLGPVTLEGLNEGKRNLSSQKWIYQIGLRGESLSIYTLSGSSSVKWGGASTRQPLTWYKAFFNAPAGNEPLALDMSSMGKGQIWINGQSIGRHWPAYKANGVCDLCDYKGTYRKMKCQTDCGEPSQKWYHVPRDWLNPTGNLLVVFEEWGGDPTGISLVKRVAL